From Streptomyces sp. NBC_00775, one genomic window encodes:
- a CDS encoding DoxX family protein, whose translation MSIAHIIVTILAAAMSGYSAGAILFRAQWVIQALTDYSVPRSWWPWLGAAKAAGAAGLLVGLFVPPLGVAAGIGLVLYFSGAAVTVARARWYSHIPFPLVYAAPVVGALALGLAV comes from the coding sequence ATGTCCATTGCCCACATCATCGTGACCATCCTCGCCGCCGCCATGTCGGGCTACTCGGCCGGCGCCATCCTTTTCCGCGCCCAGTGGGTCATCCAGGCCCTGACCGACTACAGCGTCCCCCGCTCGTGGTGGCCCTGGCTCGGTGCGGCGAAGGCCGCGGGGGCGGCGGGCCTGCTGGTCGGCCTGTTCGTACCACCGCTCGGCGTCGCGGCCGGGATCGGCCTGGTCCTCTACTTCAGCGGTGCGGCGGTGACCGTGGCCCGGGCGCGCTGGTACTCGCACATTCCGTTCCCGCTGGTGTACGCGGCGCCGGTGGTGGGGGCGCTGGCGCTGGGGCTGGCTGTCTGA
- a CDS encoding FadD3 family acyl-CoA ligase has product MRGDLEWGGIPGLVRSAATRFADREAVVEGRTRVSYAELGARVERAAAACVANGVRLGDRVAIWAPNTLDWIVSALGAVSAGAVLVPLNTRFKGTEAAYVLSRSRAKLLFVTGTFLGTSYVASLRRAAGEGQGEGEGKGAGPLPGLPHLEQVVVLADDAPADFRTWKDFLASGEGVGAEEVRQRGDTVSGSCASDIIFTSGTTGRPKGALITHAQTLRGYEIWSDLAGLREGDRYLIVNPFFHTFGYKAGIVACLMRGATMIPQPVFNVDTVLANVASERISVLPGPPTLHQSLLDHPSRDAYDLSALRLVVTGAAVVPLRLVERLKSELKIDTVLTAYGLSEASGIVTMCRRGDEAQVIASTSGRAIPDTEIRVEAALGSPGEVLVRGFNVMQGYFEDPDATATVLDADGWLHTGDVGVLDDAGNLRITDRIKDMFIVGGFNAYPAEIEQLLGLHPDVADVAVIGVPDGRLGEVGKAYVVRRAGAVLTADDLIAWSRREMANYKVPRMVEFVGELPRNASGKVVKGELRGQ; this is encoded by the coding sequence ATGCGCGGAGACCTGGAGTGGGGCGGCATCCCGGGACTGGTGCGGTCGGCGGCGACGCGGTTCGCGGATCGGGAGGCGGTCGTCGAGGGCCGTACACGAGTGTCATACGCCGAGTTGGGCGCCCGCGTGGAACGTGCGGCGGCGGCCTGCGTCGCGAACGGGGTACGGCTCGGCGACCGCGTCGCCATCTGGGCGCCGAACACCCTCGACTGGATCGTCTCGGCGCTGGGCGCGGTGTCGGCGGGGGCGGTGCTGGTGCCGCTGAACACGCGGTTCAAGGGCACGGAGGCGGCGTACGTCCTCTCCCGGAGCCGGGCGAAACTGCTGTTCGTGACGGGGACCTTCCTGGGGACGTCGTATGTGGCGTCGCTGCGGCGGGCCGCGGGGGAGGGACAGGGGGAGGGGGAGGGGAAGGGCGCCGGCCCGCTCCCGGGCCTCCCGCACCTGGAACAGGTGGTCGTCCTCGCGGACGACGCCCCCGCCGACTTCCGTACCTGGAAGGACTTCCTGGCGAGCGGGGAGGGCGTGGGAGCGGAGGAGGTACGGCAGCGGGGGGACACCGTGTCCGGCTCCTGCGCCTCGGACATCATCTTTACGTCGGGCACGACGGGCCGCCCCAAGGGCGCCCTGATCACCCACGCCCAGACACTCCGCGGCTACGAGATCTGGAGCGACCTCGCGGGCCTGCGCGAGGGCGACCGCTACCTGATCGTGAACCCCTTCTTCCACACCTTCGGCTACAAGGCGGGCATCGTCGCCTGTCTGATGCGCGGCGCGACGATGATCCCGCAGCCGGTGTTCAACGTGGACACGGTGCTGGCGAACGTGGCGTCGGAGCGCATCTCGGTCCTCCCGGGCCCGCCCACCCTCCACCAGTCACTCCTGGACCACCCCTCCCGCGACGCGTACGACCTCTCGGCGCTCCGTCTGGTGGTGACGGGAGCGGCGGTGGTTCCTCTGCGCCTGGTGGAACGCCTGAAGTCGGAGCTGAAGATCGACACGGTCCTGACGGCGTACGGACTGTCTGAGGCGAGCGGCATCGTCACGATGTGCCGCCGGGGTGACGAGGCGCAGGTGATCGCCTCGACTTCGGGCCGGGCGATCCCGGACACGGAGATACGGGTCGAGGCGGCCCTCGGCTCCCCGGGCGAGGTCCTGGTCCGCGGATTCAACGTCATGCAGGGCTACTTCGAGGATCCGGACGCCACGGCGACGGTCCTCGACGCCGACGGCTGGCTGCACACGGGCGACGTCGGCGTCCTCGACGACGCCGGCAACCTCCGTATCACCGACCGCATCAAGGACATGTTCATCGTCGGCGGCTTCAACGCCTACCCCGCCGAGATCGAGCAACTCCTCGGCCTGCACCCGGATGTGGCCGACGTCGCGGTGATCGGCGTACCGGACGGCCGCCTGGGCGAGGTGGGCAAGGCGTACGTGGTCCGCCGGGCGGGGGCCGTACTGACCGCCGACGACCTCATCGCGTGGTCTCGGCGCGAGATGGCGAACTACAAGGTGCCGCGGATGGTGGAGTTCGTGGGGGAGCTGCCGCGGAACGCGAGCGGGAAGGTGGTGAAGGGGGAGTTGCGGGGACAGTGA
- a CDS encoding Zn-ribbon domain-containing OB-fold protein: protein MTTINSTNATSTTNATNATSTTNATHATTSDQSLLSPVPDDDGAPFWEYAARGELRIQSCAGCGELRFPPRPCCPHCHSFASEWREMSGRGRVWSFVIPHPPLLPAYAEQAPYNAIVVELADAPRIRLVGNLVSGAGEALNSVPQERIRIGARVQVVFAEVNGVAVPRWVLERP from the coding sequence ATGACCACCATCAACTCCACGAACGCTACGAGCACCACGAATGCCACGAACGCTACGAGCACCACGAACGCCACTCACGCCACGACCTCGGACCAGTCCCTTCTCTCGCCCGTCCCCGACGACGACGGCGCCCCCTTCTGGGAGTACGCGGCCCGAGGCGAACTCCGGATCCAGTCCTGCGCCGGCTGCGGCGAGCTGCGCTTTCCGCCCCGGCCCTGCTGCCCGCACTGCCACTCCTTCGCGAGCGAATGGCGGGAGATGAGCGGCAGGGGGAGGGTCTGGTCGTTCGTCATCCCGCATCCGCCGCTGCTTCCCGCCTACGCGGAGCAGGCCCCGTACAACGCGATCGTGGTGGAGCTGGCGGACGCCCCCCGGATTCGGCTCGTGGGGAATCTGGTGAGCGGTGCCGGTGAGGCGCTCAACTCCGTCCCGCAGGAACGGATCCGGATCGGGGCGCGGGTGCAGGTGGTGTTCGCCGAGGTGAACGGTGTGGCCGTGCCCCGCTGGGTTCTGGAGCGGCCGTGA
- a CDS encoding lipid-transfer protein, producing the protein MPGIKDATAVVGIGQTPFAKQLPESEKALACRAILAALDDAGIAPAEVDGLASYTMEETDEVEVAKAVGLGDLTFFSKVGYGGGGSCATVAHLAAAIAGGQATVGVAWRSRKRGSGPRPWKNTSVQLPTPAQWTRPFGLLRPADEIGMLARRYMHEYGATRDHLFNVALACRNRANQNPAAIMYERPLTREMYMTSRWISEPLCLFDNCLETDGALACVIVSAERARDCRRRPVYVHSAAQGLPAQHHGMVNYWNDDPLTGPAWTAARHLWKHADFTPDDVDVAQIYDAFTPLIPLSLEGYGFCGRGEGAAFTEGGALEIGGRLPVNTGGGGLSEAYVHGFNLINEGVKQLRGTSTAQVPGAATCLVTAGEGVPTSALLLRA; encoded by the coding sequence ATGCCGGGGATCAAGGACGCCACAGCCGTCGTCGGGATCGGGCAGACCCCCTTCGCCAAACAACTCCCCGAATCCGAGAAGGCCTTGGCCTGTCGGGCGATCCTCGCCGCCCTCGACGACGCCGGGATCGCACCAGCCGAGGTCGACGGGCTCGCCTCCTACACCATGGAGGAGACGGACGAGGTGGAGGTGGCCAAGGCCGTCGGTCTGGGCGACCTCACCTTCTTCAGCAAGGTCGGGTACGGCGGGGGCGGATCCTGCGCCACCGTCGCGCATCTCGCCGCCGCCATCGCCGGCGGGCAGGCGACGGTGGGGGTGGCCTGGCGGTCGCGGAAGCGCGGGTCCGGGCCCCGGCCGTGGAAGAACACCAGCGTCCAACTCCCCACTCCCGCCCAGTGGACCCGCCCCTTCGGCCTCCTCCGGCCCGCCGACGAGATCGGCATGCTCGCGCGCCGCTACATGCACGAGTACGGCGCCACCCGCGACCACCTCTTCAACGTCGCCCTCGCCTGCCGGAACCGCGCCAACCAGAACCCGGCCGCGATCATGTACGAGCGGCCGTTGACCCGCGAGATGTACATGACCTCCCGCTGGATCAGCGAACCCCTCTGCCTCTTCGACAACTGCCTTGAGACGGACGGGGCGTTGGCCTGCGTGATCGTCTCCGCCGAGCGCGCCCGCGACTGCCGCCGACGCCCCGTCTACGTCCACTCCGCCGCCCAGGGCCTGCCCGCCCAGCACCACGGCATGGTCAACTACTGGAACGACGACCCGCTCACCGGCCCCGCCTGGACCGCCGCCCGACACCTGTGGAAACACGCCGACTTCACACCGGACGATGTCGATGTGGCACAGATCTACGACGCGTTCACGCCTCTCATACCGCTCTCCCTTGAGGGATACGGCTTCTGCGGGAGAGGGGAAGGCGCGGCCTTCACGGAGGGCGGCGCGCTGGAGATCGGCGGGCGGCTGCCCGTCAACACCGGCGGGGGCGGGCTCAGCGAGGCGTACGTGCACGGCTTCAACCTGATCAACGAGGGCGTGAAGCAACTGCGCGGGACCAGTACGGCCCAAGTCCCCGGCGCCGCCACCTGCCTGGTCACGGCGGGTGAGGGCGTACCGACGTCCGCGCTTCTACTCCGGGCCTGA